One window of Microcoleus vaginatus PCC 9802 genomic DNA carries:
- the gyrB gene encoding DNA topoisomerase (ATP-hydrolyzing) subunit B, translated as MTSSYSADQIQVLEGLEAVRKRPGMYIGTTGPRGLHHLVYEVVDNSIDEALAGHCTHIEIDINADGSVTVTDDGRGIPTGIVAKTGKSGIETVMTVLHAGGKFGGGGYKVSGGLHGVGISVVNALSEWVEVTVWRDQKEHLQRYERGFPVTELNAKPNKGTRTGTSVSFLPDTQIFSTGIEFDYTILAGRLRELGYLNAGVRITFSDHRLELLKSSEPRIETYCYEGGIKEYIAYMNREKQPLHEEVIYVQGERNNVQIEVALQWCVDAFSDNVLGFANNIRTIDGGTHLEGLKAVLTRTMNSIARKRNKIKENEPNLAGENVREGLTAVISVKVPDPEFEGQTKTKLGNTEVRGIVDSLVGEVLTEYLEFRPQVADAILEKAIQAFKAAEAARRARDLVRRKSVLESSPLPGKLADCSSRDPALSEIYLVEGDSAGGSAKQGRDRQFQAILPLRGKILNIEKTDDAKIYKNNEIQSLITALGLGIKGEEFDPGQLRYHHIVIMTDADVDGAHIRTLLLTFFYRYQRALVDQGYIYIACPPLYKVERGRNHYYCYSDREMNNLIRNEFPANANYTIQRFKGLGEMMPTQLWDTTMNPETRTLKRVEIEDAAEADRIFTILMGDRVAPRREFIETYGPKLNLLDLDI; from the coding sequence ATGACCAGCAGCTACAGCGCCGACCAGATTCAAGTTCTCGAAGGTCTCGAAGCAGTCCGTAAACGACCGGGGATGTACATCGGTACCACCGGCCCGCGAGGACTCCACCATCTAGTTTACGAGGTTGTGGACAATTCCATCGATGAGGCGCTGGCTGGCCACTGCACTCACATCGAGATTGACATCAACGCCGACGGTTCCGTTACCGTGACAGACGACGGCCGGGGTATTCCGACCGGCATCGTTGCCAAGACTGGCAAATCGGGAATAGAAACAGTAATGACTGTACTCCACGCCGGCGGTAAATTTGGCGGTGGTGGCTACAAGGTTTCTGGAGGATTGCACGGTGTAGGTATTTCTGTTGTTAACGCGCTGTCCGAGTGGGTAGAAGTGACAGTTTGGCGCGACCAAAAAGAACATTTGCAGCGCTACGAAAGAGGCTTTCCAGTTACTGAACTTAATGCCAAGCCCAACAAAGGCACTCGCACCGGCACTTCAGTTTCTTTCTTGCCAGATACTCAAATATTTAGCACTGGCATTGAATTTGATTACACTATACTCGCGGGGCGCTTGCGAGAATTGGGTTACTTGAATGCCGGCGTGAGAATTACCTTTAGCGACCACCGTTTGGAATTGCTCAAAAGTAGCGAACCTCGCATCGAAACCTACTGTTACGAGGGTGGAATCAAGGAATATATCGCCTACATGAACCGCGAAAAGCAGCCTCTGCACGAAGAAGTGATCTACGTGCAAGGAGAACGCAACAATGTGCAGATAGAAGTGGCTTTGCAGTGGTGCGTCGATGCTTTTAGTGACAACGTTCTCGGTTTTGCTAACAACATTCGGACGATCGACGGAGGCACGCACTTAGAAGGTTTGAAGGCTGTTTTGACGCGGACGATGAATTCGATCGCCCGCAAGCGCAACAAAATCAAAGAAAACGAGCCCAACCTCGCCGGCGAAAACGTTCGCGAAGGTTTGACAGCAGTGATTTCGGTCAAAGTCCCAGACCCGGAATTTGAAGGCCAAACTAAAACTAAGCTAGGAAATACAGAAGTTCGGGGAATTGTCGATTCCTTAGTAGGCGAAGTATTGACAGAATATTTAGAGTTTCGCCCCCAAGTAGCTGACGCTATTTTGGAAAAAGCAATTCAGGCATTTAAGGCCGCTGAAGCCGCCCGCCGTGCCCGCGATTTAGTGCGCCGAAAATCAGTCTTAGAATCGTCTCCTTTGCCGGGAAAATTAGCGGACTGTAGCTCCAGAGACCCCGCCCTGTCTGAGATCTACCTGGTGGAAGGGGATTCTGCAGGCGGATCTGCCAAACAAGGGCGCGATCGCCAATTCCAAGCAATCCTGCCTTTGCGGGGTAAAATTCTCAATATTGAGAAAACAGACGATGCCAAAATCTACAAAAATAACGAAATTCAATCGTTAATTACAGCACTGGGTTTGGGCATCAAAGGCGAAGAATTCGATCCGGGTCAATTGCGGTATCACCACATCGTAATTATGACTGACGCTGACGTAGATGGTGCTCACATCCGCACGCTGTTGTTGACTTTCTTCTACCGCTATCAGCGCGCACTTGTAGACCAAGGTTACATCTATATTGCTTGTCCTCCTCTCTATAAAGTGGAACGGGGACGGAATCATTATTACTGTTACAGTGATCGCGAAATGAACAATCTCATCCGCAATGAATTTCCGGCGAATGCTAATTACACCATCCAGCGGTTCAAAGGTTTGGGTGAAATGATGCCGACACAGTTGTGGGATACAACGATGAACCCAGAAACTCGGACGCTGAAACGGGTGGAGATTGAAGACGCTGCTGAGGCAGATCGCATCTTTACGATCTTAATGGGCGATCGAGTCGCCCCCCGCCGCGAATTCATCGAAACCTACGGCCCCAAACTCAACCTCCTCGACTTGGACATCTAA
- a CDS encoding heme oxygenase (biliverdin-producing), whose product MSINLATKLREGTKKSHTMAENVGFVKCFLKGVVEKTSYRKLVGNLYFVYSAMEEEMEHQKQHPVVSKIYFSELNRKQSLEQDLFYYYGANWREQVAPSAAAKAYVQRIREISATAPELLVAHSYTRYLGDLSGGQILKGIAQRGMNLSEGEGTAFYEFQDIPDEKEFKANYRQAMNELPIDEATAERIVDEANAAFGMNMKMFMELEGNLIKAVGQMLFNTLTRKRGGASTELATAD is encoded by the coding sequence ATGAGCATCAATTTAGCGACCAAATTGCGTGAGGGAACCAAAAAGTCCCACACAATGGCAGAAAACGTCGGTTTTGTCAAGTGTTTTTTAAAAGGCGTTGTAGAAAAAACTTCTTACCGGAAGTTAGTAGGAAACCTCTACTTTGTCTACTCGGCAATGGAAGAGGAAATGGAACACCAAAAGCAGCATCCGGTTGTTTCAAAAATTTACTTTTCTGAGTTGAATCGGAAACAAAGCTTAGAGCAAGATTTATTTTACTACTACGGTGCGAATTGGCGCGAACAAGTAGCTCCGTCAGCCGCAGCTAAAGCCTACGTCCAGCGGATTCGCGAGATTTCGGCAACTGCACCGGAACTGTTAGTAGCTCATTCTTACACTCGCTACCTTGGCGATTTATCCGGCGGACAAATCCTGAAGGGAATTGCCCAGAGGGGGATGAATCTTTCCGAGGGAGAAGGCACTGCTTTCTATGAATTCCAGGATATTCCTGATGAAAAAGAATTCAAGGCTAACTACCGTCAGGCAATGAATGAACTGCCGATTGACGAAGCCACCGCAGAGCGAATTGTTGACGAAGCTAATGCAGCTTTTGGCATGAACATGAAGATGTTCATGGAATTAGAAGGCAATTTGATTAAAGCAGTTGGTCAGATGCTTTTCAATACCCTGACTCGGAAGCGCGGTGGTGCCAGTACCGAATTGGCTACTGCTGATTGA
- the miaA gene encoding tRNA (adenosine(37)-N6)-dimethylallyltransferase MiaA encodes MPRLITICGATATGKSGVALALASRLQSSILSADSRQVYREFDIGTAKPTAVDRTCVPHHLIDICDPTETLTLAEYQQQAQKLIADVDFPLSPPLLLVGGTGLYIKSIVRGLKIPRVAPMPELRSQLAELGQSQCYAMLQQVDRSAAEKIHLNDPVRTLRALEVFYVTGRSISEQQGENPPNYPILQIGLDCQIDVLVDRIKQRTEQMLERGWIAEVEYLCKKYGCDLPLLNTLGYQEMKQYLAGEIKLEEAKELTILHTRQFAKRQRTWFRAYPEIEWFDVSAPDLLERVWQRVQQFVKEDFAYRT; translated from the coding sequence ATGCCTAGATTAATTACGATTTGCGGGGCGACGGCGACGGGGAAGTCTGGAGTGGCTTTGGCTTTGGCTTCGCGACTGCAATCCTCGATCCTGAGTGCGGACTCCCGTCAAGTGTACCGCGAATTTGACATCGGAACCGCAAAACCGACGGCGGTCGATCGCACTTGTGTACCGCATCACTTAATTGACATTTGCGATCCGACAGAAACTCTGACACTAGCAGAGTACCAGCAGCAAGCTCAAAAATTAATTGCTGATGTCGATTTTCCCCTGTCTCCTCCTCTGTTGTTGGTGGGAGGGACAGGCTTATATATTAAATCGATCGTGCGCGGTTTGAAAATTCCGAGGGTAGCGCCGATGCCCGAATTGCGATCGCAACTTGCAGAACTCGGACAATCTCAATGTTACGCGATGTTGCAGCAAGTCGATCGCTCTGCCGCTGAGAAAATTCACCTCAATGACCCAGTAAGAACTTTAAGAGCACTGGAAGTATTTTATGTCACGGGTCGCTCTATTTCCGAACAGCAGGGCGAAAATCCTCCCAATTATCCTATTTTACAAATAGGGTTGGATTGCCAGATCGATGTTTTGGTCGATCGGATCAAACAGCGCACCGAACAAATGCTAGAACGCGGTTGGATTGCTGAAGTAGAATATTTGTGTAAAAAATACGGCTGCGACTTGCCACTGTTGAACACGCTGGGATATCAGGAAATGAAACAATATTTGGCTGGCGAGATTAAGCTTGAAGAAGCCAAAGAATTAACAATTTTGCACACGCGGCAATTTGCGAAGAGACAGCGCACCTGGTTTCGAGCGTATCCTGAAATTGAATGGTTTGATGTTAGCGCACCAGATTTATTGGAGCGAGTTTGGCAGAGAGTGCAGCAATTTGTCAAAGAAGATTTTGCCTATCGCACATAA
- a CDS encoding S-layer homology domain-containing protein produces the protein MIVLGTGIIKIVKRLVSIFLAIALLQGVFMAVQSQEIIDPIDRVVNAGLMNKNASGNFHAQGLVSRADLAVILVKTFGLERRKTAQKPDRELPDVPKSYWAYSAIQTVLKTGTMSGYRDGMFFPNQRVTRAEALAIFAQAYGVFQFPDSSISEILAKYPDAGEIPNWARKSLATALYEGFVNVDLATNKINPLKPMSRGDIAYALSKYLERQVRPTSLPVPDEEPPNRGMGR, from the coding sequence ATGATTGTTTTAGGGACAGGAATAATTAAAATCGTGAAAAGGTTAGTGAGTATTTTTTTGGCGATCGCCCTACTGCAAGGAGTGTTTATGGCGGTTCAATCTCAAGAAATAATTGACCCGATCGACCGGGTTGTGAATGCAGGGTTGATGAATAAAAATGCCAGTGGCAATTTTCATGCTCAGGGTCTTGTCAGTCGCGCTGATTTGGCGGTGATTTTAGTAAAAACTTTTGGTTTGGAACGGCGGAAAACCGCTCAGAAACCGGATAGGGAATTGCCGGACGTACCGAAGAGTTACTGGGCTTACAGTGCGATTCAAACTGTTTTGAAAACGGGAACAATGAGTGGATATCGCGACGGAATGTTTTTCCCAAATCAAAGGGTGACTCGCGCTGAAGCTTTAGCGATTTTTGCTCAAGCTTACGGGGTTTTTCAGTTTCCCGATTCCAGCATTTCCGAAATTTTAGCTAAGTATCCAGATGCAGGTGAAATTCCTAATTGGGCTAGAAAGTCTCTAGCTACTGCACTTTATGAAGGGTTTGTTAATGTTGATCTCGCAACTAATAAGATTAATCCTTTGAAGCCGATGAGTCGTGGGGATATCGCTTACGCTTTGAGCAAGTATTTGGAGCGCCAAGTAAGGCCAACTTCTTTGCCTGTCCCGGACGAGGAGCCTCCTAATCGCGGCATGGGGCGTTAA
- a CDS encoding Lhr-like helicase: MSSIELLERRVASAFYGSFTTLRPVQEAAIELLVKGQNIVLSSGTGSGKTEAVLAPLLSRYWRKAVTTEALILIYIAPTKALVNDLGKRLYPPLDKLGLRVGIRHGDRDDLVSGQTPHVLLTTPESLEVLLFRKDATLQTVCAVVIDEVHLLYNTQRGLQLSVLLQRLQQSLGQELQWAALSATVGRLSDVRDFLFGSAASAEFLQFPAHRSIDAHVRHIADEASFLKLICKLTAGRQTKLLIFTNSRRECERLAGSLQHEKRLTSLIFTHYSSLSPEVRVETEEKFTAARTAICIATSTLELGIDIGDIDAVILWGLPSGVESFLQRIGRSNRRANKTNVICLVPDNSDHIIFESLRFIALVDAAKKGELPIRSPYELFGAIGQQCLSVIASDGGRFTRIAELCKLCDHREYLDRSSIETILGELANNSYLQRHGFKNQYGAGANLYKLVDYRIIYGNFGSGSQTIELCYKSKVLGEVPAENLLRVRPGMLVRFAGKIWRVRKASMAGILVQPSSEKGSAIDFTYGGRGISTDAFVCDRVWQIIHNEELPSEVLTRSLHESLEKARDNLRRICRIDQIPYIRSSKGIRYFTFGGYLVNKAVALINKQLDYKADDVSLLVISPINWASIPTEAQAYESVFHRLLETSSERSIYQTLLPAELQLREFLQDWLRNETVRRVLVRLAHSDPVLASPQIEVLFPATYR; encoded by the coding sequence ATGAGTAGCATTGAATTGTTAGAGCGCCGTGTTGCTTCAGCATTTTATGGAAGTTTTACAACTTTGCGTCCGGTACAAGAAGCTGCTATTGAACTGCTAGTAAAGGGTCAAAATATTGTCCTCTCTTCTGGTACGGGTTCTGGGAAAACTGAGGCTGTTTTGGCTCCGTTGCTAAGTCGTTATTGGCGAAAAGCTGTCACAACTGAAGCCTTGATTCTGATTTATATTGCCCCTACGAAGGCACTGGTGAACGATTTAGGCAAGCGGCTGTATCCGCCATTGGATAAATTGGGACTTCGTGTTGGCATACGTCATGGCGATCGCGATGATTTAGTATCTGGGCAAACACCCCATGTTCTACTAACAACGCCAGAATCGCTGGAAGTGCTACTTTTCCGCAAAGATGCAACTTTACAAACAGTTTGCGCTGTAGTTATTGACGAGGTGCATCTTCTCTACAACACGCAGAGAGGATTGCAACTATCTGTCCTACTTCAAAGACTCCAACAAAGCTTAGGACAAGAGTTGCAATGGGCTGCCTTATCTGCAACAGTGGGGAGACTTTCAGATGTGCGCGATTTCTTGTTTGGATCAGCAGCTAGTGCTGAATTCCTTCAATTTCCTGCTCATCGTTCTATTGATGCCCATGTGCGGCATATTGCTGATGAAGCCAGCTTTCTGAAGCTCATTTGCAAGTTGACAGCAGGGAGACAGACTAAACTATTGATCTTTACTAATTCTCGCCGAGAATGTGAACGGTTAGCAGGAAGTTTGCAGCATGAAAAAAGGTTAACTTCCCTCATTTTTACTCATTACTCATCTCTCTCGCCAGAAGTTAGAGTGGAAACTGAGGAAAAATTTACTGCTGCAAGAACTGCGATATGTATTGCTACCAGTACATTAGAACTTGGTATTGACATCGGTGATATTGATGCTGTGATTCTTTGGGGATTACCCAGCGGGGTTGAATCATTCCTACAGCGAATTGGTCGCAGTAATCGACGCGCCAATAAAACAAATGTTATCTGCCTAGTACCGGATAATTCCGATCATATAATCTTTGAGTCGTTGCGTTTTATTGCTCTTGTCGATGCAGCGAAAAAAGGTGAGTTACCCATTCGCTCTCCCTATGAATTATTTGGAGCGATTGGGCAACAGTGTCTCAGCGTCATTGCATCGGATGGTGGTCGCTTCACTAGAATTGCAGAATTGTGCAAGCTATGCGATCACCGAGAGTATCTAGATCGCTCATCTATCGAAACAATACTTGGTGAATTAGCCAATAATAGTTATCTTCAGCGTCACGGTTTCAAAAATCAATATGGTGCCGGTGCAAACCTGTACAAGCTTGTCGATTATAGAATAATCTACGGAAACTTTGGTTCGGGGTCTCAAACTATAGAATTATGTTACAAATCTAAAGTTTTAGGTGAAGTTCCTGCTGAGAACTTACTCAGAGTTAGACCAGGAATGCTGGTACGTTTTGCAGGTAAAATTTGGCGGGTACGCAAGGCTTCGATGGCAGGTATCCTTGTTCAACCATCATCTGAAAAAGGTAGTGCCATTGATTTTACCTATGGGGGTAGAGGAATTAGCACAGATGCTTTTGTTTGCGATCGTGTCTGGCAAATCATCCACAATGAGGAATTGCCGAGTGAGGTTTTAACCCGGAGCCTACACGAAAGTTTAGAAAAAGCGAGAGATAACCTGCGAAGGATTTGTCGGATTGACCAAATTCCCTATATTCGTTCATCTAAAGGTATCCGCTATTTTACATTTGGAGGTTACTTGGTCAATAAGGCTGTAGCTCTGATTAATAAGCAACTAGATTACAAAGCTGATGATGTTTCGCTGCTGGTAATATCACCCATTAACTGGGCATCTATTCCCACAGAAGCACAAGCCTACGAATCAGTTTTTCATCGGCTGTTAGAGACATCTTCTGAACGATCTATTTATCAAACATTGCTACCTGCTGAGCTTCAATTGCGCGAATTCCTGCAAGATTGGTTAAGAAATGAGACAGTCCGCAGAGTATTGGTGAGATTGGCTCATTCTGATCCGGTGCTCGCCTCTCCTCAAATAGAAGTTTTATTTCCGGCTACTTATCGCTGA